In a single window of the Antedon mediterranea chromosome 1, ecAntMedi1.1, whole genome shotgun sequence genome:
- the LOC140061361 gene encoding uncharacterized protein isoform X3, with translation MMLSGGKGRRKPMIRNQEPAKQLEGTSLVGKSGDVTSKKGLFGSDLETLVRPTRIGGRNKSKFKLKDCFVVIDRFNQARRTTVLHDIDRSWSIRQPCRRKPNYLIKLLNKEEIIMSATPKPAPVQRKQFARKSTGKQYIHKKKTEFQESEAKRLRYEEPKKPPDKPTDRVKNGKLDFGKKVEDEFGSTTISEIAVTPKTAMIVENNGGSHSTPDKGSISVEVHVVTPKTKVREIKSVSQTPLNNQNQTPNKDHDKMGKLNNKYSGNNIRNHQPIIDEAQINVRPTTEKSRINSVPSSNKVKMNSAPSSDKAKMNSVPSSDKANISSAPSSDQPKINSSLSSNKVKINSVPSSDKAKMNSVPSSDKANISSASSSNKVKMNSVPSSDKANISSTPSSDKPKMNSVPSSDKANISSAPSSDKAKMNSAPSSDKANISSAPSSDKAKMNSAPSSDKANISSAPSSDKAKMNSAPSSDKANISSAPSSDKAKMNSVPSSDKANISSAPSSDKVKMNSAPSSDKAKMNSVPSSDKAKINSSLSTDKAKIISVPSSDKAKLTSSKLSCEAVSESTDKNKGMTESEQNIRTSNDIDINKVRKGLKSQKFKSILNKVFKHRIEVNNVSSQKEVKKNPDAITDKTEEGNRASGPEVSVKEVRYSDTRKNLNKVKHSSGEKLLAKEQNSDVRNLQCLTNNSPNDEVITVSGQKECDKIVGKNLDREINHHKKDEVINASDRKESVKEGESVIGDHNENFGKDEKINAFDQTAQIKTINNVVSDTHTLKNLDKDDHIINAAKKSSLKEVRLDTKNDNGKDEILDGFKSNPSNSPDETSIPSEISNKVLINEIKFAQNEMKTPVKQIIDVDCDDDVQFISKSCKNCKLTKLCDENKSCKNSKVSSTSINKNPGKIFQSSFVDFTRKRALIDDSDDAINKGICNSVSTEINTFDLEHGLTSNKRTKNILTEKTYCESEHVLTSDKANDVKSVLNAVENVAKAAKSDQQNDKTDVTTKTAVPFNSDTEAVKDVTPAIAANTIISNNDKLIEKEVSVANEIDVCAISSKNIVFLPDMIMDISGSVDKESKKSPTDSNKEVASDILSIKETNEVVESCKPSLSLNSDVKTISDNTIEGEPVHSIDPEVMLSDDMSPVVLGGHKTTGSELKESDAQSENASEVNIVKASKVEVKEISADDIAMCHNEVSFLDVVYPEENSNEVVKSADKSNNDVSEKVEFLALIDEETTKQNSSIKTKKGTEIIKEVIPVIESVCTTASEGIPIIESVVSGMEVDYVPEIDAPEAPVEKSSAFTGIDQNISENILDGDSYKGSDSTKRPGSPIQAGNQAAKKLKVNIIHDDAKEKKTCDLEVIRQSLPEGYEIIRTEELNKLVAEKFSKLLKSTTEQLQKLSKTFKETNKANREQIENLNKQLEDKRPVMKSVEVQNEKDFFIRAIKEKTHKVLSSFKVPRVKRLEAALLRVNESANAAIQRATNATKPMQPPVAPPALINTPPTRQVMTQSPNHRAQQSTSPSKSMNSAAVSSKPVKSPISELQTMLSTTPPKNTTSPCSYLTRTIPARSPQGVSKSSSPTHPPSSPNKVIRKSHLPMAVIDLTDEDDVATPPTPTHSANQTSSKPSLTQPPKLIKKTVSSQNAATSTPPPLVPSVVHQNNVPASRSTSSVRMALATQSAVSNTIPQAGPARRMPIHPNTETRYNHPPSNTTSVGHQMEHRNPVYAPRTSNPLMTRLPHPSISKVLTHSTSQPGGQYINQRAAPGPQEFTRPPMVRAFSSHYRPLTSNSIRPVPPPNVTAPLMKQTSSSALQRLLQPQNRASYAPPSYSTALITQGQLPSLITASAPGTVPTMLPPTGNAVILQRQQAIRPQSQSSNPGSYPVVVRMPTPSQQPVSKAPITNSASSNSQAAHLHTTMMRLKQTIDNLQSKRTEISVKLQKKDLTITRRDELIKTLQEVQEKLMNANQKHNKCQTDLTNIHGQSFRNSNAALQSSLQNDAGAAPKPTAASQLVALSQQQIHHHQQQQLQQQQLQQQQLQQQQQHQLQQHQQLQQQQQLQQQQQQLQQHQHQQQQLKQHQVQQLHLQQRLQSQQQLQLQQPLHPAPLPPQPVPAQLPFEANLQHKPGRPMLTITRVANGIVLSWTMTISPGSAEVGFYHLFAYQEMDGPPSTSNWKKIGEVKALPLPMACTLTQFQHGSIYHFSVCAVDVYGRSGDFSQDSSINLIS, from the exons gtggCAAGGGCAGACGGAAACCTATGATAAG AAATCAAGAACCAGCGAAGCAGTTGGAGG GGACATCATTGGTGGGTAAATCAGGTGATGTAACATCGAAGAAAGGACTTTTTGGAAGTGATTTGGAGACACTTGTTCGACCAACTCGCATTGGCGGCAGAAACAAATCAAAGTTCAAGTTAAAAGACTGCTTTGTTGTCATAGATAGATTTAATCAAGCAAGACGTACGACTGTACTTCATGATATTGATAG gagTTGGAGTATTCGACAACCTTGTAGAAGAAAACCAAACTACTTAATCAAACTGTTAAACA AGGAGGAAATAATAATGAGTGCAACACCCAAACCAGCTCCTGTGCAACGTAAACAATTTGCTCGAAAGTCTACAGGCAAACAATACATACACAAAAAGAAAACAGAATTTCAGGAATCTGAGGCTAAACGGTTGAGATATGAAGAACCTAAAAAACCGCCAGATAAACCTACCGATAGGGTGAAAAATGGAAAACTTGACTTTGGTAAAAAGGTAGAAGATGAATTTGGAAGTACTACAATATCAGAGATAGCGGTCACACCAAAGACTGCTATGATAGTTGAAAACAATGGTGGGTCACATTCAACACCAGATAAAGGATCTATATCCGTTGAAGTTCATGTGGTGACACCGAAAACGAAAGTAAGAGAGATTAAATCTGTGTCACAAACACCGCTTAATAATCAAAATCAAACTCCAAATAAAGATCATGATAAAATGGGAAAACTCAACAATAAATACAGTGGTAACAACATCAGGAATCACCAACCAATAATTGATGAAGCTCAAATAAATGTTAGGCCGACAACTGAGAAATCTAGAATAAATTCTGTACCATCAAGCAACAAGGTTAAGATGAACTCTGCACCGTCAAGTGACAAAGCTAAAATGAACTCTGTACCATCAAGTGACAAAGCAAATATAAGTTCTGCACCATCAAGTGACCAACCTAAAATAAATTCTTCACTATCAAGCAACAAGGTTAAAATAAACTCTGTACCATCAAGTGACAAAGCTAAAATGAACTCTGTACCATCAAGTGACAAAGCAAATATAAGTTCTGCATCATCAAGCAACAAGGTTAAGATGAACTCTGTACCATCAAGTGACAAAGCAAATATAAGTTCTACACCGTCAAGTGACAAACCTAAAATGAACTCTGTACCATCAAGTGACAAAGCAAATATAAGTTCTGCACCGTCAAGTGACAAAGCTAAAATGAACTCTGCACCATCAAGTGACAAAGCAAATATAAGTTCTGCACCATCAAGTGACAAAGCTAAAATGAACTCTGCACCATCAAGTGACAAAGCAAATATAAGTTCTGCACCGTCAAGTGACAAAGCTAAAATGAACTCTGCACCATCAAGTGACAAAGCAAATATAAGTTCTGCACCATCAAGTGACAAAGCTAAAATGAACTCTGTACCATCAAGTGACAAAGCAAATATAAGTTCTGCACCATCAAGTGACAAGGTTAAAATGAACTCTGCACCATCAAGTGACAAAGCTAAAATGAACTCTGTACCATCAAGTGACAAAGCTAAAATAAATTCTTCACTGTCAACTGACAAAGCTAAAATTATTTCTGTGCCATCAAGTGACAAAGCTAAATTAACATCAAGCAAACTGTCTTGTGAAGCTGTTTCTGAGTCAACAGATAAAAACAAAGGTATGACTGAATCTGAACAAAATATCAGAACATCAAATGACATTGACATTAATAAAGTACGGAAAGGTTTAAAATCGCAGAAGTTTAAGTCCATTTTAAATAAAGTATTCAAGCATAGAATTGAAGTAAACAATGTTTCTAGTCAGAAAGAGGTGAAAAAAAATCCAGATGCAATAACTGACAAAACTGAAGAAGGAAATCGTGCCTCTGGTCCGGAAGTATCGGTGAAAGAGGTGAGGTATTCAGATACCAGGAAGAACCTTAACAAAGTAAAACATTCTTCTGGTGAAAAATTATTAGCTAAAGAGCAGAACAGTGATGTAAGAAATTTGCAGTGCTTGACAAATAATAGCCCAAATGATGAAGTAATAACAGTTTCTGGTCAAAAAGAATGCGACAAGATTGTTGGTAAAAATTTAGATAGAGAGATCAACCATCACAAAAAGGATGAAGTTATAAATGCTTCTGATCGAAAAGAATCTGTAAAAGAAGGGGAGAGTGTTATAGGGGATCATAATGAAAACTTTGGCAaagatgaaaaaataaatgctttTGATCAAACAgcacaaataaaaacaattaataatgtTGTAAGCGATACACATACATTGAAAAACCTTGATAAAGATGACCACATAATTAATGCTGCGAAAAAGTCCTCATTGAAAGAGGTAAGATTGGATACAAAAAATGACAATGGCAAAGATGAGATTTTGGATGGATTCAAGAGTAATCCCAGCAATAGTCCTGATGAAACAAGCATTCCATCTGAAATTTCTAACAAAGTactaataaatgaaataaaatttgcTCAAAACGAAATGAAAACTcctgtaaaacaaataatagaTGTGGATTGTGATGATGATGTGCAGTTTATCAGTAAATCTTGTAAAAATTGTAAACTAACTAAGTTGTGTGATGAGAATAAGTCCTGTAAAAATTCAAAAGTTTCATCTACAAGTATTAATAAGAACCCCGGAAAAATTTTCCAAAGTAGTTTTGTGGATTTTACAAGAAAAAGGGCATTAATTGACGATTCCGATGATGCAATAAATAAGGGTATTTGTAACAGTGTATCAACGGAGATCAATACTTTTGACTTGGAACATGGGCTCACCTCGAACAAAAGAACGAAAAATATATTAACGGAAAAGACATATTGTGAGTCTGAACATGTGCTAACTTCAGATAAAGCTAATGATGTAAAAAGTGTGTTAAATGCTGTTGAAAATGTTGCCAAAGCAGCAAAGTCTGATCAACAAAATGACAAAACTGATGTTACTACAAAAACAGCTGTCCCATTTAATAGTGATACGGAAGCAGTTAAAGATGTAACACCTGCCATTGCTGCAAACACTATAATATCTAATAATGACAAATTGATTGAGAAAGAAGTTTCAGTTGCTAATGAAATTGATGTATGTGCCATTTCTTCCaagaatattgtttttttgcCAGATATGATTATGGATATTTCTGGTTCAGTTGACAAGGAATCAAAAAAGTCACCTACAGATTCCAATAAAGAAGTTGCATCTGACATTTTATCTATAAAAGAGACTAATGAAGTTGTTGAATCATGTAAACCTAGTTTATCTCTTAACTCTGATGTCAAAACTATTTCTGATAACACCATAGAAGGTGAACCAGTACATTCCATAGACCCAGAAGTAATGCTATCTGACGATATGTCACCAGTAGTTTTAGGTGGTCATAAAACCACCGGCTCTGAATTGAAAGAATCGGATGCTCAGAGTGAAAATGCGAGCGAAGTGAATATTGTAAAAGCTTCGAAAGTGGAAGTAAAAGAAATCAGTGCTGATGACATTGCAATGTGCCATAATGAAGTAAGTTTCCTGGATGTTGTATACCCTGAGGAAAATTCCAATGAGGTTGTTAAATCAGCAGACAAGTCTAACAATGATGTATCTGAAAAGGTTGAGTTTTTGGCTCTTATTGATGAAGAGACAACTAAACAAAATAGTTCTATTAAGACCAAAAAGGGAACAGAGATCATCAAAGAGGTTATACCAGTCATAGAGAGTGTTTGTACTACAGCTTCTGAAGGTATACCAATAATAGAGTCTGTTGTAAGTGGGATGGAAGTAGATTATGTTCCTGAAATTGACGCTCCTGAAGCTCCAGTAGAAAAGAGTTCAGCTTTTACAGGTATTGATCAGAACATTTCTGAAAACATATTGGATGGGGATTCATATAAAGGCAGTGATTCGACCAAAAGACCTGGTTCTCCGATCCAAGCAGGCAACCAGGCGGCAAAGAAATTGAAAGTTAACATTATCCATGATGATGCAAAAGAAAAAA AAACTTGTGACTTGGAGGTTATTCGGCAAAGTCTTCCAGAAGGCTATGAAATCATAAGAACAGAG gaattAAACAAACTCGTTGCAGAAAAATTCTCAAAACTTCTGAAATCAACCACTGAACAATTACAAAAGTTGTCAAAAACTTTCAAAGAAACCAATAAGGCAAATCGTGAACAGATCGAAAATCTTAATAAGCAATTAGAG GATAAAAGACCAGTTATGAAGTCTGTTGAAGTGCAAAATGAGAAGGACTTTTTCATCCGTGCCATTAAAGAGAAGACGCATAAAGTATTGAGTTCCTTCAAAGTCCCACGTGTGAAGAGGTTAGAAGCCGCTCTTTTACGGGTTAATGAGTCTGCCAATGCTGCCATACAAAGAGCTACTAATGCTACCAAACCAATGCAACCTCCTGTAGCTCCTCCAGCTCTTATCAACACACCGCCTACAAGACAAGTTATGACACAGTCACCAAATCATAGAGCACAACAAAGTACTTCACCATCAAAATCTATGAATTCTGCTGCAGTGTCTTCTAAGCCTGTAAAG TCACCTATATCTGAACTCCAAACCATGTTAAGTACTACACCACCTAAAAATACAACAAGCCCATGTAGTTACCTAACAAGAACTATTCCTGCGAGGTCACCACAA GGTGTTTCCAAGAGTTCTTCACCAACTCACCCACCTTCAAGTCCAAATAAAGTAATTAGAAAATCGCATTTACCAATGGCAGTTATTGATTTGACAGATGAGGATGATGTTGCTACTCCCCCCACACCAACACATTCAGCAAATCAGACATCTTCTAAACCTTCTCTAACTCAACCAcctaaattgataaaaaagaCTGTATCTTCACAAAATGCTGCAACTTCTACACCTCCACCTCTTGTACCTTCAGTAGTACATCAGAATAATGTACCAGCTTCCAGATCAACCAGTAGTGTGAGAATGGCTCTTGCAACACAGAGTGCCGTGTCCAATACAATACCTCAGGCAGGACCTGCTAGGCGGATGCCTATCCACCCCAATACTGAAACCAGGTACAATCATCCACCTTCGAATACAACATCTGTTGGTCATCAGATGGAACACAGAAATCCAGTCTATGCACCAAGGACTTCAAATCCATTGATGACTAGATTACCTCATCCATCTATATCAAAAGTTTTAACTCATTCAACAAGCCAGCCAGGAGGCCAATATATCAATCAAAGAGCAGCACCAGGACCACAAGAGTTCACACGACCACCAATGGTCAGGGCTTTTTCATCACATTACAGACCGTTAACCTCCAACAGCATTCGTCCGGTACCACCACCTAATGTTACTGCCCCATTAATGAAACAAACATCGTCATCGGCACTACAAAGATTGTTACAACCACAGAATAGAGCCTCCTATGCACCTCCGAGCTACAGCACTGCATTGATTACACAAGGACAGCTACCATCATTAATTACT GCTTCAGCACCTGGAACTGTCCCAACGATGCTGCCACCAACTGGGAATGCAGTCATTCTTCAAAGGCAACAGGCTATACGACCTCAATCTCAATCTAGCAACCCTGGTAGTTATCCAGTCGTCGTAAGAATGCCAACTCCTTCACAACAGCCGGTAAGTAAG GCTCCAATAACCAATAGTGCATCTTCAAATAGTCAAGCAGCACATCTCCACACAACTATGATGAGGCTCAAG caaaCAATTGATAATCTGCAAAGCAAACGCACTGAGATCTCTGTCAAACTACAGAAAAAGGATCTTACAATTACCCGACGTGATGAGCTTATTAAGACACTACAGGAAGTCCAG GAAAAACTCATGAATGCTAACCAGAAACACAACAAGTGTCAGACAGACTTAACAAATATTCATGGACAATCATTTAGAAATTCAAATGCAGCTCTACAATCATCTTTGCAAAATGATGCTGGTGCTGCACCTAAACCGACAGCAGCATCGCAGCTAGTAGCTCTTTCACAGCAGCAGATCCATCATCATCAACAGCAGCAGCTTCAACAGCAGCAACTTCAACAGCAGCAGCTtcagcagcaacaacagcaCCAGCTGCAACAACATCAGCAGCTGCAACAACAGCAACAGCtgcaacaacaacagcaacagcTGCAACAACATCAACATCAGCAGCAGCAGCTGAAACAGCACCAGGTCCAGCAACTCCATTTGCAGCAACGACTTCAGTCTCAGCAACAATTACAGCTGCAGCAGCCTCTGCACCCAGCACCACTCCCTCCTCAACCAGTTCCTGCACAGTTGCCCTTTGAAGCTAACCTACAACATAAACCTGGCAGACCAATGCTGACCATTACAAGGGTAGCTAATGGAATTGTACTTTCTTGGACAATGACCATCTCTCCAGGATCTGCTGAGGTTGGGTTCTACCATTTATTTGCTTATCAGGAAATGGACGGGCCACCGAGTACTAGCAATTGGAAAAAGATTGGAGAAGTCAAAGCTCTACCACTTCCGATGGCTTGTACTCTAACTCAGTTCCAACATGGAAGCATATACCATTTTTCCGTGTGTGCTGTGGATGTCTATGGCAGAAGTGGAGACTTCAGTCAAGATTCTAGTATCAATTTAATCAGTTGA